A region of the Apium graveolens cultivar Ventura chromosome 6, ASM990537v1, whole genome shotgun sequence genome:
TCTAGCTGCCAATTTTTCGTaagggcgtttggccaaggatcTTTGGAGATAGGGCTGCAAACGAAGGTATAGCCAATCATTTACTTCAAACGAGTCTTCCCGCCTTTTAGAGTTAGCTGTTTGTCTTATCATATGTTGGGCTCTGACTAGATTAAAATGTAGGTCCGCAAGAATGGCATCTCGCTCCTGCAGAAGCTCTTCCACGCTGTTCACCACAGACTGCCCTTGGGTCATTTTCATTAAAAGTGGTGGATCACGTCCATACAAGATTTTGAATGGGCTCATCTTCGTAGAATAGTGAGGGGAAGTGTTATACGAATATTTTGCCCAGGGCAGCCACTGAGCTCATGTCTTTGGTTTACCACCCACAAAGCATCGCAAGTACGTCTCCATAGCCCTGTTCACAATCTCTGTCTGGCCATCTGTTTGAGGATGGTAAGCCATACTACGCTTCAACGTTGTGCCTTGGAGCTTAAAAATATCTTTCCAAAATGTGCTAAGGAAAATGCGGTCTCGGTCCGACACAATGAAGCCTGGAAAGCCATGCAACCAGACTATTTCCTTGACAAAAACTTCAGCTACCTTGAATGCATCAAGGAGATGTCGAAGACCAATGAAGTATGCGTACTTCGACAAACGGTCCACTACAACAAGCACAGTGTTAATCCCTTTGGATAAGGGCAGTCCTTCCACAAAATCAAGGGAAATATCTTCCCAGACTAGCAGGGGAATCGGCATCGGCTATAATAATCCTACTGGGCTTCGTTGTGATATCTTTTGCTGTTGACATATGGTACAGCCTTGGACATACCTGGTCACATCTTTTCTCATTCATCTCTAGTACCATTCAGTAGTCATTCGTAAGTAAGTCTTGAGTTCTCTCGCATGCCCCCTAGTGCAGAGCTATGATACTCCTGTAGTAAGGCTGGTATCACAACTGACGTCCTTCGTATTGTTGGGAACCACgaacttagggtgttactacgttttacgataaagattacgaaaagaaaatcaccttgttaacggttgattccacgctcttctattgtattcccaaattcccttgagcgaagtgtggcctccgtcttctcaagttatcctcccttcttgctccttggtggctacagTATGTTTTCACACCctaccaagcaagaagagaataagaatatatataggctacaatagggaccatggataattaggttgggccttataattacatcttgagcctagcccaatgtaattaaatattaattcaatccactaaagaattaatatttgcactacctttcctaataccgcaatttaaataattaattcggttccaatattatttgcttattaaattccccatgtttaaaatatcacatgtccattaattaaataaattactgataatttatttaattaatatcttttatccttgatcatccactcaacctttatttaattatgccagaataaattccacctgcagggtttctcataattaaatctttttgagctttcaaggggacatcattaacccgaatattatcaggacatggattccttcaataaataatatccactatgtatataattccatcacccaaaatataatgatataattcaaaagaattacttcatatataaatcaaagcatgtaaattatatacacgtgtcaattattatttccggattaagaacctaagcattaataataacatagaatcttagttctccttcttaatcagtattaagggaacaattctaattttgatcctgttcaatatacacaaagtatattagtattatttattagtcaatataaactaatctaaataatactacagccataccagtggattgtccaacaccacctgtgatgtgaaccttattatattatataaccgtatttaacaatctaatattctgtatctcatttgatactagattgttcacaatatataatattagacaacatgtaaacattcaaatgattctcaattaaactggccagaaataaatgtatatacttcaaataaatattttcagtatacactaacaatctcccacttatactcaaaatattctatgtttacatcagtgtttatttaatccactattacataaaaatctatgtgtccatccttctgactcctatcgctttcacatgcttgtcaaaaatcttggctggcaagctctttgtgaaaggatctgcccggttgtcttctgatgatatgtgagccacaactatatcctctcgctttacgattcctcgtatgagatgatacttatgttcaatatgtttagctgctttgtggtctcgcggttcctttgaattttccacagcaccagtgttatcacaatacactgtcaagctcctaggcaaattcggtaccacatctaagttcaaaaggaagttcctgaaccatacagcctccttggcagcctcaaaggccgccacgtactcggcctccatggtggagtctgcaatgcatttctgctttacactcctccatataacggctccacctcccaaagtaaaaacatatcccgaggttgatttcctcttatccctatctgattggaaatctgaatcagtatatcccaaaggaaatagatccgaggccttgtaaattaacatatactccttagtccttctcaagtacttgagtatagtttttactgcactccaatgttcctgacctgggttcgactgatatctactaaccatgcctacagcaaagcagatgtcaggccttgtacataacatagcatacattaagcttccacatgctgaagcataaggaactgctttcatgctctttatatccttaggtgtcgaatGACACTGCTTattagatagagcaactccatgcttaaaaggtagaaaacatttcttggagttctgcatgttaaaacgagctaatacttcatcaatgtagggctcttgagataaagccaacatccttttcttacgatcccttataactttgatcccaatgatgtatgccgcttcacctaagtccttcatgttaaattgtttgaacaacatgcctttactgatgacaacatctcaacattgtttccaatgagtaaaatgtcatctacatatagtactagaaaaaccactgcattaccttcacttctcttatacacgcacaattcgcttggactttgatcaaatccatatgactggactgcctgatcaaaacgaatattccagtctctagaagcttgtttaagtccataaatagacctctttagcttacataccagatgctcttggccttccttaatgaatccttttggttgctgcatatagatggtttcttcaagacttccattaagaaaagctgtcttgacatccatttgccaaatctcatcatcgagatgagctgctatagataaaagaacacggattgacttaagcatgactaccggtgaaaaggtttcctcataatcgataccttcttcctgagtataccctttcgcaacaagtcttgctttccaggctttcacctttttatctaatcccctctttttcttgtagatccacttacatccaataggttttatacctttgggtggttc
Encoded here:
- the LOC141664426 gene encoding uncharacterized protein LOC141664426: MSPFKILYGRDPPLLMKMTQGQSVVNSVEELLQERDAILADLHFNLVRAQHMIRQTANSKRREDSFEVNDWLYLRLQPYLQRSLAKRPYEKLAARFYGPFKVTKRVGMVAYELGLPESNKLHPIFHISQLKRSIGVTLVSPPIPPHLSGDMEMVVEPEAVLEVRQMQRGLLLNSKC